In the Oryza glaberrima chromosome 6, OglaRS2, whole genome shotgun sequence genome, one interval contains:
- the LOC127776598 gene encoding putative F-box/LRR-repeat protein At3g59230 isoform X8 translates to MIVDFDSWVPAPLQQLMENTMAAKRSWMEHHRVLSDDSSFHMEDLPEQQPQLMENVAVAKRSRLEQHRTLSDNSFRVEDLPEEIQSLLLSLLSLKEAASTSIVSRNWRKLWTRYPNLCFDGSKDGPADMDSVKIERMKFIDTVNSIIQQHSGIGLNKFSIRCNLLKDDSDILDRWIRFATASKAKIIDMNLCTNRNNKGPTKHLYDFPLEAFGDQDIPFIQCLFLNNVSIKPHSDIGFTKLRSLHLHCVQIIGDLSGLLFNCSSLEDLEVFACLGVTALNIPHQLNKLRHLLICNMRIQMLEFHVPGLSHFEYKGTMIPIMLHGCSKLQKATLNFHQTWLEEDNNKVLGHVFHGIPSVSAVEVLNILVDICTKQSVWSSQVHTLTARPTIMFMNLKHLTYEILIFTKDPNSHSGVLQLAQYLAFAPQLETLELHMLYHSTHCRCWHEGAGVSYGHIPHHHLKTVYMSGFRCYRAQVELLFAILEMGDELEHVTIDPMTRVPYSPDLMNLGIPEDEICQWANRTSQRFGKAISVVKPP, encoded by the exons ATGATTGTTGATTTTGATTCATG GGTCCCAGCTCCACTT CAGCAGCTTATGGAGAACACGATGGCGGCCAAGCGGAGCTGGATGGAGCACCATCGTGTGCTCAGCGACGACTCCTCCTTTCACATGGAAGACCTCCCAgag cagcagccgcaacTTATGGAGAACGTGGCGGTGGCCAAGCGGAGCAGGCTGGAGCAACACCGCACGCTCAGTGACAACTCCTTCCGTGTGGAGGATCTCCCTGAG GAAATTCAATCTCTTCTATTATCTCTGCTGTCACTGAAAGAGGCTGCTAGTACAAGCATCGTGTCGAGAAACTGGAGAAAACTTTGGACACGGTATCCTAATCTATGCTTTGATGGCAGCAAGGACGGGCCTGCTGATATGGATAGTGTCAAAATAGAAAGAATGAAGTTCATTGATACAGTAAATTCTATTATTCAGCAACACAGTGGAATAGGGCTCAATAAATTCAGTATCAGGTGCAACCTTCTGAAGGACGACTCAGACATTCTTGATAGGTGGATTCGCTTTGCCACTGCATCAAAGGCTAAGATTATAGATATGAACCTGTGCACAAATAGAAATAATAAAGGACCAACCAAACATTTGTATGACTTCCCTCTTGAGGCTTTCGGTGATCAAGATATCCCTTTTATCCAGTGCTTGTTTCTCAACAATGTTTCTATAAAGCCACACTCGGATATTGGCTTTACGAAACTCAGGAGCCTTCATTTGCACTGTGTTCAAATAATTGGAGATCTTTCAGGCTTGCTATTTAATTGCTCCAGTCTTGAGGACTTGGAGGTCTTTGCGTGCTTGGGTGTGACTGCTCTGAATATTCCACACCAACTCAATAAACTTAGGCATTTGCTAATTTGTAATATGCGTATCCAGATGCTGGAGTTTCATGTTCCTGGTCTTTCTCATTTTGAATACAAAGGTACTATGATTCCTATAATGCTTCATGGTTGCTCAAAATTACAGAAGGCAACCCTGAATTTTCACCAGACATGGCTTGAAGAAGATAATAATAAAGTATTGGGCCATGTATTCCATGGAATTCCCAGTGTTTCGGCAGTTGAGGTGCTCAATATACTTGTTGATATTTGCACAAAGCAATCGGTCTGGTCCTCACAG GTGCATACGTTGACAGCAAGACCAACAATCATGTTTATGAATTTGAAGCATCTGACTTATGAGATACTTATTTTTACTAAAGATCCAAACAGCCACAGTGGAGTTCTTCAGCTGGCTCAGTATTTAGCTTTTGCACCGCAGCTGGAGACTCTAGAATTGCAT ATGTTGTATCATTCGACTCACTGCCGCTGCTGGCATGAGGGTGCGGGAGTCTCCTACGGACATATTCCCCATCATCACCTCAAGACGGTCTACATGAGTGGGTTCAGGTGCTACCGGGCTCAGGTCGAGCTGCTGTTTGCCATTCTTGAAATGGGTGATGAGCTTGAGCATGTGACCATTGATCCAATGACGAGAGTACCGTATAGCCCTGATTTGATGAATTTAGGCATACCTGAGGACGAGATATGTCAATGGGCGAACCGTACCTCACAACGGTTTGGTAAAGCAATCTCTGTTGTAAAACCTCCCTAG
- the LOC127776598 gene encoding putative F-box/LRR-repeat protein At3g59230 isoform X9, which translates to MQQLMENTMAAKRSWMEHHRVLSDDSSFHMEDLPEQQPQLMENVAVAKRSRLEQHRTLSDNSFRVEDLPEEIQSLLLSLLSLKEAASTSIVSRNWRKLWTRYPNLCFDGSKDGPADMDSVKIERMKFIDTVNSIIQQHSGIGLNKFSIRCNLLKDDSDILDRWIRFATASKAKIIDMNLCTNRNNKGPTKHLYDFPLEAFGDQDIPFIQCLFLNNVSIKPHSDIGFTKLRSLHLHCVQIIGDLSGLLFNCSSLEDLEVFACLGVTALNIPHQLNKLRHLLICNMRIQMLEFHVPGLSHFEYKGTMIPIMLHGCSKLQKATLNFHQTWLEEDNNKVLGHVFHGIPSVSAVEVLNILVDICTKQSVWSSQVHTLTARPTIMFMNLKHLTYEILIFTKDPNSHSGVLQLAQYLAFAPQLETLELHMLYHSTHCRCWHEGAGVSYGHIPHHHLKTVYMSGFRCYRAQVELLFAILEMGDELEHVTIDPMTRVPYSPDLMNLGIPEDEICQWANRTSQRFGKAISVVKPP; encoded by the exons ATG CAGCAGCTTATGGAGAACACGATGGCGGCCAAGCGGAGCTGGATGGAGCACCATCGTGTGCTCAGCGACGACTCCTCCTTTCACATGGAAGACCTCCCAgag cagcagccgcaacTTATGGAGAACGTGGCGGTGGCCAAGCGGAGCAGGCTGGAGCAACACCGCACGCTCAGTGACAACTCCTTCCGTGTGGAGGATCTCCCTGAG GAAATTCAATCTCTTCTATTATCTCTGCTGTCACTGAAAGAGGCTGCTAGTACAAGCATCGTGTCGAGAAACTGGAGAAAACTTTGGACACGGTATCCTAATCTATGCTTTGATGGCAGCAAGGACGGGCCTGCTGATATGGATAGTGTCAAAATAGAAAGAATGAAGTTCATTGATACAGTAAATTCTATTATTCAGCAACACAGTGGAATAGGGCTCAATAAATTCAGTATCAGGTGCAACCTTCTGAAGGACGACTCAGACATTCTTGATAGGTGGATTCGCTTTGCCACTGCATCAAAGGCTAAGATTATAGATATGAACCTGTGCACAAATAGAAATAATAAAGGACCAACCAAACATTTGTATGACTTCCCTCTTGAGGCTTTCGGTGATCAAGATATCCCTTTTATCCAGTGCTTGTTTCTCAACAATGTTTCTATAAAGCCACACTCGGATATTGGCTTTACGAAACTCAGGAGCCTTCATTTGCACTGTGTTCAAATAATTGGAGATCTTTCAGGCTTGCTATTTAATTGCTCCAGTCTTGAGGACTTGGAGGTCTTTGCGTGCTTGGGTGTGACTGCTCTGAATATTCCACACCAACTCAATAAACTTAGGCATTTGCTAATTTGTAATATGCGTATCCAGATGCTGGAGTTTCATGTTCCTGGTCTTTCTCATTTTGAATACAAAGGTACTATGATTCCTATAATGCTTCATGGTTGCTCAAAATTACAGAAGGCAACCCTGAATTTTCACCAGACATGGCTTGAAGAAGATAATAATAAAGTATTGGGCCATGTATTCCATGGAATTCCCAGTGTTTCGGCAGTTGAGGTGCTCAATATACTTGTTGATATTTGCACAAAGCAATCGGTCTGGTCCTCACAG GTGCATACGTTGACAGCAAGACCAACAATCATGTTTATGAATTTGAAGCATCTGACTTATGAGATACTTATTTTTACTAAAGATCCAAACAGCCACAGTGGAGTTCTTCAGCTGGCTCAGTATTTAGCTTTTGCACCGCAGCTGGAGACTCTAGAATTGCAT ATGTTGTATCATTCGACTCACTGCCGCTGCTGGCATGAGGGTGCGGGAGTCTCCTACGGACATATTCCCCATCATCACCTCAAGACGGTCTACATGAGTGGGTTCAGGTGCTACCGGGCTCAGGTCGAGCTGCTGTTTGCCATTCTTGAAATGGGTGATGAGCTTGAGCATGTGACCATTGATCCAATGACGAGAGTACCGTATAGCCCTGATTTGATGAATTTAGGCATACCTGAGGACGAGATATGTCAATGGGCGAACCGTACCTCACAACGGTTTGGTAAAGCAATCTCTGTTGTAAAACCTCCCTAG
- the LOC127776598 gene encoding putative F-box/LRR-repeat protein At3g59230 isoform X4: MPPPLPARWGISGQGARSAKFSLLRSLYRSLVAYGDKVPAPLQQLMENTMAAKRSWMEHHRVLSDDSSFHMEDLPEQPQLMENVAVAKRSRLEQHRTLSDNSFRVEDLPEEIQSLLLSLLSLKEAASTSIVSRNWRKLWTRYPNLCFDGSKDGPADMDSVKIERMKFIDTVNSIIQQHSGIGLNKFSIRCNLLKDDSDILDRWIRFATASKAKIIDMNLCTNRNNKGPTKHLYDFPLEAFGDQDIPFIQCLFLNNVSIKPHSDIGFTKLRSLHLHCVQIIGDLSGLLFNCSSLEDLEVFACLGVTALNIPHQLNKLRHLLICNMRIQMLEFHVPGLSHFEYKGTMIPIMLHGCSKLQKATLNFHQTWLEEDNNKVLGHVFHGIPSVSAVEVLNILVDICTKQSVWSSQVHTLTARPTIMFMNLKHLTYEILIFTKDPNSHSGVLQLAQYLAFAPQLETLELHMLYHSTHCRCWHEGAGVSYGHIPHHHLKTVYMSGFRCYRAQVELLFAILEMGDELEHVTIDPMTRVPYSPDLMNLGIPEDEICQWANRTSQRFGKAISVVKPP, encoded by the exons ATGCCACCGCCCCTCCCTGCTCGCTGGGGTATCTCTGGGCAAGGAGCTCGCTCGGCGAAGTTCTCACTGCTCCGGTCTCTCTATCGGAGCCTCGTCGCCTACGGAGACAA GGTCCCAGCTCCACTT CAGCAGCTTATGGAGAACACGATGGCGGCCAAGCGGAGCTGGATGGAGCACCATCGTGTGCTCAGCGACGACTCCTCCTTTCACATGGAAGACCTCCCAgag cagccgcaacTTATGGAGAACGTGGCGGTGGCCAAGCGGAGCAGGCTGGAGCAACACCGCACGCTCAGTGACAACTCCTTCCGTGTGGAGGATCTCCCTGAG GAAATTCAATCTCTTCTATTATCTCTGCTGTCACTGAAAGAGGCTGCTAGTACAAGCATCGTGTCGAGAAACTGGAGAAAACTTTGGACACGGTATCCTAATCTATGCTTTGATGGCAGCAAGGACGGGCCTGCTGATATGGATAGTGTCAAAATAGAAAGAATGAAGTTCATTGATACAGTAAATTCTATTATTCAGCAACACAGTGGAATAGGGCTCAATAAATTCAGTATCAGGTGCAACCTTCTGAAGGACGACTCAGACATTCTTGATAGGTGGATTCGCTTTGCCACTGCATCAAAGGCTAAGATTATAGATATGAACCTGTGCACAAATAGAAATAATAAAGGACCAACCAAACATTTGTATGACTTCCCTCTTGAGGCTTTCGGTGATCAAGATATCCCTTTTATCCAGTGCTTGTTTCTCAACAATGTTTCTATAAAGCCACACTCGGATATTGGCTTTACGAAACTCAGGAGCCTTCATTTGCACTGTGTTCAAATAATTGGAGATCTTTCAGGCTTGCTATTTAATTGCTCCAGTCTTGAGGACTTGGAGGTCTTTGCGTGCTTGGGTGTGACTGCTCTGAATATTCCACACCAACTCAATAAACTTAGGCATTTGCTAATTTGTAATATGCGTATCCAGATGCTGGAGTTTCATGTTCCTGGTCTTTCTCATTTTGAATACAAAGGTACTATGATTCCTATAATGCTTCATGGTTGCTCAAAATTACAGAAGGCAACCCTGAATTTTCACCAGACATGGCTTGAAGAAGATAATAATAAAGTATTGGGCCATGTATTCCATGGAATTCCCAGTGTTTCGGCAGTTGAGGTGCTCAATATACTTGTTGATATTTGCACAAAGCAATCGGTCTGGTCCTCACAG GTGCATACGTTGACAGCAAGACCAACAATCATGTTTATGAATTTGAAGCATCTGACTTATGAGATACTTATTTTTACTAAAGATCCAAACAGCCACAGTGGAGTTCTTCAGCTGGCTCAGTATTTAGCTTTTGCACCGCAGCTGGAGACTCTAGAATTGCAT ATGTTGTATCATTCGACTCACTGCCGCTGCTGGCATGAGGGTGCGGGAGTCTCCTACGGACATATTCCCCATCATCACCTCAAGACGGTCTACATGAGTGGGTTCAGGTGCTACCGGGCTCAGGTCGAGCTGCTGTTTGCCATTCTTGAAATGGGTGATGAGCTTGAGCATGTGACCATTGATCCAATGACGAGAGTACCGTATAGCCCTGATTTGATGAATTTAGGCATACCTGAGGACGAGATATGTCAATGGGCGAACCGTACCTCACAACGGTTTGGTAAAGCAATCTCTGTTGTAAAACCTCCCTAG
- the LOC127776598 gene encoding putative F-box/LRR-repeat protein At3g59230 isoform X10: MENTMAAKRSWMEHHRVLSDDSSFHMEDLPEQQPQLMENVAVAKRSRLEQHRTLSDNSFRVEDLPEEIQSLLLSLLSLKEAASTSIVSRNWRKLWTRYPNLCFDGSKDGPADMDSVKIERMKFIDTVNSIIQQHSGIGLNKFSIRCNLLKDDSDILDRWIRFATASKAKIIDMNLCTNRNNKGPTKHLYDFPLEAFGDQDIPFIQCLFLNNVSIKPHSDIGFTKLRSLHLHCVQIIGDLSGLLFNCSSLEDLEVFACLGVTALNIPHQLNKLRHLLICNMRIQMLEFHVPGLSHFEYKGTMIPIMLHGCSKLQKATLNFHQTWLEEDNNKVLGHVFHGIPSVSAVEVLNILVDICTKQSVWSSQVHTLTARPTIMFMNLKHLTYEILIFTKDPNSHSGVLQLAQYLAFAPQLETLELHMLYHSTHCRCWHEGAGVSYGHIPHHHLKTVYMSGFRCYRAQVELLFAILEMGDELEHVTIDPMTRVPYSPDLMNLGIPEDEICQWANRTSQRFGKAISVVKPP; this comes from the exons ATGGAGAACACGATGGCGGCCAAGCGGAGCTGGATGGAGCACCATCGTGTGCTCAGCGACGACTCCTCCTTTCACATGGAAGACCTCCCAgag cagcagccgcaacTTATGGAGAACGTGGCGGTGGCCAAGCGGAGCAGGCTGGAGCAACACCGCACGCTCAGTGACAACTCCTTCCGTGTGGAGGATCTCCCTGAG GAAATTCAATCTCTTCTATTATCTCTGCTGTCACTGAAAGAGGCTGCTAGTACAAGCATCGTGTCGAGAAACTGGAGAAAACTTTGGACACGGTATCCTAATCTATGCTTTGATGGCAGCAAGGACGGGCCTGCTGATATGGATAGTGTCAAAATAGAAAGAATGAAGTTCATTGATACAGTAAATTCTATTATTCAGCAACACAGTGGAATAGGGCTCAATAAATTCAGTATCAGGTGCAACCTTCTGAAGGACGACTCAGACATTCTTGATAGGTGGATTCGCTTTGCCACTGCATCAAAGGCTAAGATTATAGATATGAACCTGTGCACAAATAGAAATAATAAAGGACCAACCAAACATTTGTATGACTTCCCTCTTGAGGCTTTCGGTGATCAAGATATCCCTTTTATCCAGTGCTTGTTTCTCAACAATGTTTCTATAAAGCCACACTCGGATATTGGCTTTACGAAACTCAGGAGCCTTCATTTGCACTGTGTTCAAATAATTGGAGATCTTTCAGGCTTGCTATTTAATTGCTCCAGTCTTGAGGACTTGGAGGTCTTTGCGTGCTTGGGTGTGACTGCTCTGAATATTCCACACCAACTCAATAAACTTAGGCATTTGCTAATTTGTAATATGCGTATCCAGATGCTGGAGTTTCATGTTCCTGGTCTTTCTCATTTTGAATACAAAGGTACTATGATTCCTATAATGCTTCATGGTTGCTCAAAATTACAGAAGGCAACCCTGAATTTTCACCAGACATGGCTTGAAGAAGATAATAATAAAGTATTGGGCCATGTATTCCATGGAATTCCCAGTGTTTCGGCAGTTGAGGTGCTCAATATACTTGTTGATATTTGCACAAAGCAATCGGTCTGGTCCTCACAG GTGCATACGTTGACAGCAAGACCAACAATCATGTTTATGAATTTGAAGCATCTGACTTATGAGATACTTATTTTTACTAAAGATCCAAACAGCCACAGTGGAGTTCTTCAGCTGGCTCAGTATTTAGCTTTTGCACCGCAGCTGGAGACTCTAGAATTGCAT ATGTTGTATCATTCGACTCACTGCCGCTGCTGGCATGAGGGTGCGGGAGTCTCCTACGGACATATTCCCCATCATCACCTCAAGACGGTCTACATGAGTGGGTTCAGGTGCTACCGGGCTCAGGTCGAGCTGCTGTTTGCCATTCTTGAAATGGGTGATGAGCTTGAGCATGTGACCATTGATCCAATGACGAGAGTACCGTATAGCCCTGATTTGATGAATTTAGGCATACCTGAGGACGAGATATGTCAATGGGCGAACCGTACCTCACAACGGTTTGGTAAAGCAATCTCTGTTGTAAAACCTCCCTAG
- the LOC127776598 gene encoding putative F-box/LRR-repeat protein At3g59230 isoform X11, with amino-acid sequence MENTMAAKRSWMEHHRVLSDDSSFHMEDLPEQPQLMENVAVAKRSRLEQHRTLSDNSFRVEDLPEEIQSLLLSLLSLKEAASTSIVSRNWRKLWTRYPNLCFDGSKDGPADMDSVKIERMKFIDTVNSIIQQHSGIGLNKFSIRCNLLKDDSDILDRWIRFATASKAKIIDMNLCTNRNNKGPTKHLYDFPLEAFGDQDIPFIQCLFLNNVSIKPHSDIGFTKLRSLHLHCVQIIGDLSGLLFNCSSLEDLEVFACLGVTALNIPHQLNKLRHLLICNMRIQMLEFHVPGLSHFEYKGTMIPIMLHGCSKLQKATLNFHQTWLEEDNNKVLGHVFHGIPSVSAVEVLNILVDICTKQSVWSSQVHTLTARPTIMFMNLKHLTYEILIFTKDPNSHSGVLQLAQYLAFAPQLETLELHMLYHSTHCRCWHEGAGVSYGHIPHHHLKTVYMSGFRCYRAQVELLFAILEMGDELEHVTIDPMTRVPYSPDLMNLGIPEDEICQWANRTSQRFGKAISVVKPP; translated from the exons ATGGAGAACACGATGGCGGCCAAGCGGAGCTGGATGGAGCACCATCGTGTGCTCAGCGACGACTCCTCCTTTCACATGGAAGACCTCCCAgag cagccgcaacTTATGGAGAACGTGGCGGTGGCCAAGCGGAGCAGGCTGGAGCAACACCGCACGCTCAGTGACAACTCCTTCCGTGTGGAGGATCTCCCTGAG GAAATTCAATCTCTTCTATTATCTCTGCTGTCACTGAAAGAGGCTGCTAGTACAAGCATCGTGTCGAGAAACTGGAGAAAACTTTGGACACGGTATCCTAATCTATGCTTTGATGGCAGCAAGGACGGGCCTGCTGATATGGATAGTGTCAAAATAGAAAGAATGAAGTTCATTGATACAGTAAATTCTATTATTCAGCAACACAGTGGAATAGGGCTCAATAAATTCAGTATCAGGTGCAACCTTCTGAAGGACGACTCAGACATTCTTGATAGGTGGATTCGCTTTGCCACTGCATCAAAGGCTAAGATTATAGATATGAACCTGTGCACAAATAGAAATAATAAAGGACCAACCAAACATTTGTATGACTTCCCTCTTGAGGCTTTCGGTGATCAAGATATCCCTTTTATCCAGTGCTTGTTTCTCAACAATGTTTCTATAAAGCCACACTCGGATATTGGCTTTACGAAACTCAGGAGCCTTCATTTGCACTGTGTTCAAATAATTGGAGATCTTTCAGGCTTGCTATTTAATTGCTCCAGTCTTGAGGACTTGGAGGTCTTTGCGTGCTTGGGTGTGACTGCTCTGAATATTCCACACCAACTCAATAAACTTAGGCATTTGCTAATTTGTAATATGCGTATCCAGATGCTGGAGTTTCATGTTCCTGGTCTTTCTCATTTTGAATACAAAGGTACTATGATTCCTATAATGCTTCATGGTTGCTCAAAATTACAGAAGGCAACCCTGAATTTTCACCAGACATGGCTTGAAGAAGATAATAATAAAGTATTGGGCCATGTATTCCATGGAATTCCCAGTGTTTCGGCAGTTGAGGTGCTCAATATACTTGTTGATATTTGCACAAAGCAATCGGTCTGGTCCTCACAG GTGCATACGTTGACAGCAAGACCAACAATCATGTTTATGAATTTGAAGCATCTGACTTATGAGATACTTATTTTTACTAAAGATCCAAACAGCCACAGTGGAGTTCTTCAGCTGGCTCAGTATTTAGCTTTTGCACCGCAGCTGGAGACTCTAGAATTGCAT ATGTTGTATCATTCGACTCACTGCCGCTGCTGGCATGAGGGTGCGGGAGTCTCCTACGGACATATTCCCCATCATCACCTCAAGACGGTCTACATGAGTGGGTTCAGGTGCTACCGGGCTCAGGTCGAGCTGCTGTTTGCCATTCTTGAAATGGGTGATGAGCTTGAGCATGTGACCATTGATCCAATGACGAGAGTACCGTATAGCCCTGATTTGATGAATTTAGGCATACCTGAGGACGAGATATGTCAATGGGCGAACCGTACCTCACAACGGTTTGGTAAAGCAATCTCTGTTGTAAAACCTCCCTAG
- the LOC127776598 gene encoding putative F-box/LRR-repeat protein At3g59230 isoform X5: protein MPPPLPARWGISGQGARSAKFSLLRSLYRSLVAYGDKVPAPLQLMENTMAAKRSWMEHHRVLSDDSSFHMEDLPEQPQLMENVAVAKRSRLEQHRTLSDNSFRVEDLPEEIQSLLLSLLSLKEAASTSIVSRNWRKLWTRYPNLCFDGSKDGPADMDSVKIERMKFIDTVNSIIQQHSGIGLNKFSIRCNLLKDDSDILDRWIRFATASKAKIIDMNLCTNRNNKGPTKHLYDFPLEAFGDQDIPFIQCLFLNNVSIKPHSDIGFTKLRSLHLHCVQIIGDLSGLLFNCSSLEDLEVFACLGVTALNIPHQLNKLRHLLICNMRIQMLEFHVPGLSHFEYKGTMIPIMLHGCSKLQKATLNFHQTWLEEDNNKVLGHVFHGIPSVSAVEVLNILVDICTKQSVWSSQVHTLTARPTIMFMNLKHLTYEILIFTKDPNSHSGVLQLAQYLAFAPQLETLELHMLYHSTHCRCWHEGAGVSYGHIPHHHLKTVYMSGFRCYRAQVELLFAILEMGDELEHVTIDPMTRVPYSPDLMNLGIPEDEICQWANRTSQRFGKAISVVKPP from the exons ATGCCACCGCCCCTCCCTGCTCGCTGGGGTATCTCTGGGCAAGGAGCTCGCTCGGCGAAGTTCTCACTGCTCCGGTCTCTCTATCGGAGCCTCGTCGCCTACGGAGACAA GGTCCCAGCTCCACTT CAGCTTATGGAGAACACGATGGCGGCCAAGCGGAGCTGGATGGAGCACCATCGTGTGCTCAGCGACGACTCCTCCTTTCACATGGAAGACCTCCCAgag cagccgcaacTTATGGAGAACGTGGCGGTGGCCAAGCGGAGCAGGCTGGAGCAACACCGCACGCTCAGTGACAACTCCTTCCGTGTGGAGGATCTCCCTGAG GAAATTCAATCTCTTCTATTATCTCTGCTGTCACTGAAAGAGGCTGCTAGTACAAGCATCGTGTCGAGAAACTGGAGAAAACTTTGGACACGGTATCCTAATCTATGCTTTGATGGCAGCAAGGACGGGCCTGCTGATATGGATAGTGTCAAAATAGAAAGAATGAAGTTCATTGATACAGTAAATTCTATTATTCAGCAACACAGTGGAATAGGGCTCAATAAATTCAGTATCAGGTGCAACCTTCTGAAGGACGACTCAGACATTCTTGATAGGTGGATTCGCTTTGCCACTGCATCAAAGGCTAAGATTATAGATATGAACCTGTGCACAAATAGAAATAATAAAGGACCAACCAAACATTTGTATGACTTCCCTCTTGAGGCTTTCGGTGATCAAGATATCCCTTTTATCCAGTGCTTGTTTCTCAACAATGTTTCTATAAAGCCACACTCGGATATTGGCTTTACGAAACTCAGGAGCCTTCATTTGCACTGTGTTCAAATAATTGGAGATCTTTCAGGCTTGCTATTTAATTGCTCCAGTCTTGAGGACTTGGAGGTCTTTGCGTGCTTGGGTGTGACTGCTCTGAATATTCCACACCAACTCAATAAACTTAGGCATTTGCTAATTTGTAATATGCGTATCCAGATGCTGGAGTTTCATGTTCCTGGTCTTTCTCATTTTGAATACAAAGGTACTATGATTCCTATAATGCTTCATGGTTGCTCAAAATTACAGAAGGCAACCCTGAATTTTCACCAGACATGGCTTGAAGAAGATAATAATAAAGTATTGGGCCATGTATTCCATGGAATTCCCAGTGTTTCGGCAGTTGAGGTGCTCAATATACTTGTTGATATTTGCACAAAGCAATCGGTCTGGTCCTCACAG GTGCATACGTTGACAGCAAGACCAACAATCATGTTTATGAATTTGAAGCATCTGACTTATGAGATACTTATTTTTACTAAAGATCCAAACAGCCACAGTGGAGTTCTTCAGCTGGCTCAGTATTTAGCTTTTGCACCGCAGCTGGAGACTCTAGAATTGCAT ATGTTGTATCATTCGACTCACTGCCGCTGCTGGCATGAGGGTGCGGGAGTCTCCTACGGACATATTCCCCATCATCACCTCAAGACGGTCTACATGAGTGGGTTCAGGTGCTACCGGGCTCAGGTCGAGCTGCTGTTTGCCATTCTTGAAATGGGTGATGAGCTTGAGCATGTGACCATTGATCCAATGACGAGAGTACCGTATAGCCCTGATTTGATGAATTTAGGCATACCTGAGGACGAGATATGTCAATGGGCGAACCGTACCTCACAACGGTTTGGTAAAGCAATCTCTGTTGTAAAACCTCCCTAG